A single window of Anaerocolumna chitinilytica DNA harbors:
- a CDS encoding CpaB family protein, whose protein sequence is MSKRLKRPLPKRQIVKRVLALSFCILLPVSIFLGYSEIKDFYEEKIKVISQEMAGYTVTVYEASSDIRAGEIITKKMVKLKTTLSGQKQSSFIKAEDIGGQALVDIPKGTQVLKNMTQNTTIEDGQRELEFSLNIAGENIKKGDYTDIRLRYPDGEDYIVLSKSYISRIDWENGYLYMNLLPEEIHLISSALVDCYLNSGSYLYTTRYIAASYQTPSSVTYSPNENVLKLIEKDPNVIVKAREYLNELDRRSLEERLRNYYSQYGSSQSDTYAESGGIIDSSNSSPLYYITGKVGASKQKSTEVSDKVTDTSEETKGQESSEVSTQYTIPLDDEASAGISKDTIEEGYNFNQDRASYEQDQEVEYAE, encoded by the coding sequence ATGAGTAAAAGGCTAAAAAGGCCGCTTCCAAAGAGGCAGATAGTAAAAAGGGTACTAGCCTTAAGTTTCTGCATTCTTTTACCAGTCAGTATTTTCCTGGGATATTCCGAAATCAAAGACTTCTATGAAGAAAAAATAAAAGTTATTTCACAGGAAATGGCCGGCTATACTGTCACAGTTTATGAAGCTTCTTCTGATATTAGGGCCGGTGAGATTATCACCAAGAAGATGGTAAAGCTTAAAACTACTTTATCCGGACAGAAACAGAGCAGTTTCATAAAGGCTGAAGATATCGGAGGACAGGCATTAGTGGATATACCGAAAGGAACCCAGGTCCTAAAAAACATGACCCAGAATACTACAATAGAGGATGGCCAGCGTGAACTGGAATTTTCATTAAATATTGCAGGTGAGAATATTAAGAAAGGAGATTATACGGATATCAGGCTGCGATACCCTGACGGTGAGGACTATATTGTACTAAGTAAGAGCTATATCAGTCGTATTGATTGGGAAAATGGTTATTTATATATGAATCTGTTACCGGAAGAAATCCACCTTATCTCTTCGGCTTTGGTTGATTGTTATTTAAACTCCGGGTCCTATCTATATACTACAAGATACATAGCAGCTTCTTATCAAACCCCTTCTTCAGTAACCTATTCTCCAAATGAAAATGTATTAAAACTGATAGAAAAAGATCCAAATGTTATAGTAAAAGCCAGAGAATATCTAAATGAATTGGATAGACGAAGTCTGGAAGAGAGATTGAGAAATTATTATAGTCAATATGGCAGCAGCCAATCAGATACTTATGCAGAAAGCGGTGGAATCATAGATAGTTCTAACAGTAGTCCTCTATATTATATTACCGGAAAAGTAGGAGCTTCTAAACAGAAGAGCACAGAAGTATCTGATAAGGTAACAGATACATCGGAGGAAACTAAGGGACAAGAGTCGTCAGAGGTATCAACACAATACACTATACCACTGGATGATGAAGCTTCAGCTGGAATTTCAAAGGATACAATAGAGGAAGGTTATAATTTTAATCAGGACAGAGCTTCCTATGAACAAGACCAGGAGGTTGAATATGCCGAGTAA